Proteins encoded together in one Amblyomma americanum isolate KBUSLIRL-KWMA chromosome 1, ASM5285725v1, whole genome shotgun sequence window:
- the LOC144094455 gene encoding uncharacterized protein LOC144094455, translated as MQESVEMPEDPAHTGQEIVFEYEDNLIPVPATIPCTLEEGNDSTAGSEPAGREQGTSGERCGKSNLRRKRPSSSLLRELMAMHQQAEERAAKAAQESSELRKQLIELQKESNEVQKGMLQVMKDYLQSKENKE; from the coding sequence ATGCCAGAGGATCCAGCCCACACTGGGCAAGAGATTGTCTTTGAGTACGAAGACAACTTGATACCCGTACCCGCTACAATTCCCTGCACTCTGGAAGAGGGCAATGACAGCACGGCAGGCAGCGAGCCAGCAGGCAGGGAGCAGGGGACAAGTGGGGAGCGATGTGGAAAATCCAATCTTCGCAGGAAGCGGCCTTCCAGCTCACTGCTTCGTGAGCTGATGGCCATGCATCAACAAGCTGAGGAACGTGCAGCAAAGGCTGCGCAGGAAAGCAGCGAGCTGCGAAAGCAACTCATCGAGCTCCAGAAAGAGAGCAATGAGGTGCAGAAGGgcatgttacaggtgatgaaggACTATTTGCAATCCAAGGAGAATAAAGAATAA